A genomic segment from Mus musculus strain C57BL/6J chromosome 13, GRCm38.p6 C57BL/6J encodes:
- the Gadd45g gene encoding growth arrest and DNA damage-inducible protein GADD45 gamma has product MTLEEVRGQDTVPESTARMQGAGKALHELLLSAQRQGCLTAGVYESAKVLNVDPDNVTFCVLAADEEDEGDIALQIHFTLIQAFCCENDIDIVRVGDVQRLAAIVGADEEGGAPGDLHCILISNPNEDTWKDPALEKLSLFCEESRSFNDWVPSITLPE; this is encoded by the exons ATGACTCTGGAAGAAGTCCGTGGCCAGGATACAGTTCCGGAAAGCACAGCCAG GATGCAGGGCGCCGGGAAAGCACTGCACGAACTTCTGCTGTCGGCGCAGCGCCAGGGCTGTCTGACCGCTGGCGTCTACGAGTCCGCCAAAGTCCTGAATGT GGACCCTGACAATGTGACCTTTTGCGTGCTGGCTGCCGATGAAGAAGATGAGGGCGACATAGCGCTGCAGATCCATTTCACGTTGATTCAGGCGTTCTGCTGTGAGAACGACATTGATATCGTGCGCGTGGGAGACGTGCAGAGGCTGGCGGCGATCGTGGGCGCCGACGAAGAGGGGGGCGCGCCGGGAGACCTGCATTGCATCCTCATTTCG aatcCTAATGAGGACACATGGAAGGACCCTGCCTTGGAGAAGCTCAGTTTGTTCTGCGAGGAGAGCCGCAGCTTCAACGACTGGGTGCCCAGCATCACCCTTCCCG